The Lycium ferocissimum isolate CSIRO_LF1 unplaced genomic scaffold, AGI_CSIRO_Lferr_CH_V1 ctg21671, whole genome shotgun sequence region TTCCAAAAAGAGAGGGGGAAAACCCAAACTCCATACCCAACCCGATCCAGCTCCCCCAAAAAAACCGGTCAAAACTCTGGTCATGGGTTTCTCAACCCTATCCAGTGAGAATCGAGCACGTGTAATGACTCCCCAGGAATCCAATGACAGAACTACTTTCTCACTTCCCCACCTATCCTAGCTATTCCTATATATAAAACGGTCTCATATCCTAGCTTTTTaccactactactactactactctCGAGCGAGCAACGGAATAATATGGCGCCAAAACACAGCTCCCTGCTAGCTCTCATTTTCCTGCTGCTCCTCTCCATCAAGCACTGTTCCGGTGGCGGTGGGCATGACTACCATGACGCTCTCCGAAAAAGCATCCTCTTCTTCGAAGGCCAACGCTCAGGCAAACTTCCCCCCGACCAACGTATCAAGTGGCGTAAAGACTCCGCATTGCACGATGGTGCCGACGCCGGAGTAAGTAATCAATTGCTGTAAGTAATAACTAGCTTTGAACAAACAATGTCATGAATGATATTCACTTCGTGTACGTACAGGTGGACTTGACAGGAGGTTACTATGATGCCGGGGACAACGTGAAATTCGTGTTCCCGATGGCGTTCACGACCACATTGTTGTCGTGGAGCATAATAGACTTCAAAAAGAACATGGGAAGCGAGCTGGGCAACGCTGTGAAGGCAGTCAAGTGGGCCACCGATTTCCTGTTAAAAGCGACAGCAAAGGAAGGCGTCATATACGTGCAAGTGGGCGATGCATTTTCTGACCATAACTGTTGGGAGAGGCCAGAAGATATGGACACTTTGAGAAGTGCTTACAAGATTGACCAGAACCATCCAGGATCAGACGTCGCCGGTGAGATCGCCGCTGCATTGGCCGCCGCATCCATCGTCTTCCGCTCAATCGACTCTCCTTACTCTACTCTCCTACTTGATCGTGCTGTTAAAGTAAGTCACAGCGGGGCCCCCTCTTTACTCtttttagcttttcccttttcgccttttttatttttggaataaCTACACTTTGCTTGTCTATATTCGAGgttttctcttttcattttacttttGGAATACCATACTAGCTAGTACTAGTTAAAATGAAACACTGATACTTATATTTCTTTGCATATAAGGTTAATACTGTCATCGTGAAAGAGTAGTTCGTTCTAATTTATatgacatttttttattttttagtctgtcccaaaaataatactaacacatctctaaatttaaaaacatttcatCTTTAAAAGTTTACCCTATTTCGGATAAATTTATAGCCACATACCTTGATCAAAGATAAATTTATAGCCACATAACATTTTAAGGTTTATTTCATACCAGAGGCTTAAGAATT contains the following coding sequences:
- the LOC132043164 gene encoding endoglucanase 8-like, which encodes MAPKHSSLLALIFLLLLSIKHCSGGGGHDYHDALRKSILFFEGQRSGKLPPDQRIKWRKDSALHDGADAGVDLTGGYYDAGDNVKFVFPMAFTTTLLSWSIIDFKKNMGSELGNAVKAVKWATDFLLKATAKEGVIYVQVGDAFSDHNCWERPEDMDTLRSAYKIDQNHPGSDVAGEIAAALAAASIVFRSIDSPYSTLLLDRAVKVSHSGAPSLLFLAFPFSPFLFLE